The following DNA comes from Flavisolibacter ginsenosidimutans.
CTTCGAGCAGTGCCTTTGCCCTGGGATGTTTTTCGAGCCGGTGCATCACGCCTTTTTTAAAGCCTTTGCGGTACAGCATAAAAGCCAGCAACACGCCAATGGCCTCGCCCAAAAAAGTAATGACGATGCCTTCCCAAAACCCAAAGAAGTGAATGTTGGCCGCAGTGATGACGAAGCTTGGAATAAGCCCAACAAACGCGATGACGACACTGAAAACAAAAGCGCTCAGAACGGCAATGTGTGGATAGGCCTGAAAGAAATGAAGGATGGCTTCTTTCATTCGTCAAGCAATTTTTTTCCGGTGCGAAAACAAGTTCCTTTGAAGTGCGCCACCGCTTCGCCGTTTTGGTTGGTAACGGTGATGTGATAAAGGCCCGTGCTGCGGCCGTTGTGCAGTTCTTTGGCTTCGGCAATCAAGGTATCGCCGGGCTTTGTGGCTTTGGTAAAGGTGATGCTTGTGTCGAGTGCGACAGATAAATTGTTGCGGTTGTTGCAGGCAAAAGCAAAGGCGCTGTCGGCCAGCGAAAAGGCAATGCCGCCGTGAACAATGCCAAGGCCGTTGATCATTTCGTTGCGAAGCGTCATGCTGATTTTTGAATAGCTTTCACGAACCTCCAAAACTTCTATGCCAAGCCATTGTGAGAACAAATCGTTCCGCATCATCTTGCCCACTACCGTCTTTGCCAATTCATCTTTTACCTGCTGCATTATTCTCCGATAAAATTTGGTCTGCGTTTCTGTAAGAATGCGTCGACGCCTTCCTTGTAATCTTTTGTGCTGCCGGCTCGCTGCTGAAAGTTTTCTTCGTCTTCCAGTTGATCTTCGTAACTGTTTTTAAAAGAATTGTCGAGCAGCATTTTTGTAAAAGTCAATCCTTTTGTAGGCATTGTTGCCAGGGTTCTTGCAATTTTCTTTGCTTCTTCTTCGAACGTTTCGGCGGGAAAAAATTTATAGATCATGCCCATGCGTTCGGCTTCTTCGGCGCTCACTTTATCGCCCAACATCATTAATGCTGATGCTTTTTGCCAGCCAATCAAACGCGGTAAGAAAAACGTTCCGCCGCTGTCGGGTATCAAACCGATTTTTGAAAAGGCTTGAATAAACGAAGCGTTTTGCGACGCAACCACAATATCGCAAGCCAGCGCAATGTTTGCACCCGCACCGGCGGCTACGCCGTTCACCGCAGCTACTACAGGCTTCGCTAATTTGCGAATGCGTGTAATGATCGGATTGTAATGCTCGCCAACGATGTGCTCTATTTTCGGACCATTGGGGTCAACAACTTCTTCCAAATCCTGTCCGGAGCAAAAGGCTTTTCCGCTGCCGGTGATATACACGCAACGAACGTCCTTGCTTTGACAGGCATCCAGCTTTTCCTGCAACAGCAAAGCCATTTCGCGGTTGAAAGCGTTGTATTTTTCGGGGCGATTGAATGTTATGTGCGCCACCGCATTTTCTATAGTAAAGAGAATAGAAGACATGGTTCGAAATTAGGCTACGAATGAAAGCTGCGGGCAAGGTTTACACGGTCGGCGATTAATGGCATTTGAAATAATCGAAGGTCTCTTTGCAATCGAGACAACGGTACACGGCTTTGCAGGCCGTTGAACCAAATTGCGAGACCGCTTCGGTGTGATAAGAATTGCAACGCGGACATTGCACGGCTTCTTCTTTAAACATTTCCGCCGTGCAAAATTGCTGTTTCGGATTGGGCGGCGCAATGCCAAAGGCTTTGAGTTTTTGCTTGCCTTCCTCGGTCATCCAGTCCGTTGTCCACGCCGGCGAAAGTTGTTGTTTGACGCTTACGTTGCGGTAGCCTTTTTCAATCAGCTTTAAGCGAATGTCCATGCTGATGACATCCATTGCGGGACAACCCGAATACGTGGGTGTGATGGTGATGCTTATTTTTTCGCCTTCGGTTTTTACGTCGCGAACGATACCCAAATCAAGCACGGAAAGAACAGGAACTTCAGGGTCTTTGACTTCTTGCAACAAATCCCAAATTTCACTTTCCGCAGGCATCAATTTTATATGTACGCTATCTTGTCTCACGTTTCACGTTGAACCTCTCACTTTTTTAGGTGGTTGCTTTTGCTTTAAACTTGGCAATGGCTTCTTTGGTAAAATTGCTCAAAACCAAACGCCCGCTGACTTCTGCGCGGTGCGTTAGTAGGGAGTCCCAGTCTTCCGTGCCCAACCATAAGGTTTTTTTCAATTCGCTCATGGCTTCCGGACTTGAGTGTGCCAGGGTATTTGACAAACGATGAATGCTTTCGTCCATGCTTTCTACCGAAGGATGGCATTCGGCATAAAGCCCTTTGCGGCGGGCCCAGTCGGCATTGCGCCACATGGTAGCGTCAACTGCAATTTGAGAAAATGCCGACAAGCCGATTTTGCGTTGAACGGCCGGCCCAACAACAAAAGGCCCGATGCCGATGGACAACTCGCTCAGCTTAATGTCCGCGCCTTCAACCGAAATGGCGTAGTCAACGGATGCAGCCAAGCCAACACCGCCGCCAACGCATTTGCCGTGAATACGGCCGATGATTAGTTTGGGACATTTGCGCATGGCGTTAATAACGCCTGCAAAGCCGCTGAAAAAATCATAGCCTTTTTCTTTGGTTTCAATCTTTGCGAGTTCGTCAAAGGAAGCGCCAGAGCAAAAGGTTTTTTCGCCGCCGGAGCGAAGCACGATGACTTTGGTTTCTTTGTCCAAACCCGCCGTGTGAATTTCGTGGGCCAGGTCGCTGAGCAGTCTGCGGGGCAGGGAATTGCTTTGCGGGTGAAAAAATTCGATGGTGGTGATGCCGTTGTGTGTTTCCGGGGTTACGTAACCGTTTACTAAATCTTTAGCCATAGTTGTTGTTTTTTTCGCACAGAGCAAAGGAGTTATCCTACCTGATTGTTGAACGGCTTCATTCTGCCGTCCTTAACCGATTCTTCATTAAAATTAATCAGCAATCAGATTTTGTTGCTTGTTAATCTTAAGAAAGTTGTTGCTTGTTTTTATATACTGCTTTTATTGTCTCTGTGGATTTATCTCTCCACACCGAACAGGTATGGCTGCTTCTCATGTTGTAATTATTTGCCGTTTCCTAAGTTCATAAGCAACCGGTTCTTCCTGTGCAGATTCAAATAATCCGGTTGTGCATCCTGTGAACTTCAACGGTGGGCCATGATTTCACCGGTAACGTTGTTGATAAGCGTTTGATTTAACCGTAAAAGTTAACCTGGCTTTTTCTCCATTTCTCCTTCGCTCTGTGCGGCATTTTTCTTTTTCACCATCGTCAAAATCGTTGCAATGCCCACAATCTCGCCGCTTTCGTCCAGCATTTCTACCAGCCATTTTACAATGCCTTTGGGAATGTCGTTTTCGTCTTTCGGGTCTTGTGGCAATTTTTCTTTGCAGGTAAAGCGAATCGTCAACTCCGCGCCTGCATAAACCGGTTTAGTGAACCGCAATTCATCAATGCCGTAGTTTAAAAGCACCGGGCCCAGTTCGCTCCCGTCAACAAACAAACCCGCGGCAGCGCTCAAAATAAAATAGCCGTGCGCTACTTGTTTTTCAAACATGGTTCCGCTAAAATCCGTGTCTTTTTTGTGCGCATAAAAATGATCGCCGCTGAGCGCCGCAAAAGCATCAATGTCTGCGGAAGTGATGATGCGTTTGTCTGTAACGATTTGATCGCCGACCTGCAATTCTTCAAAATATTTTCGGAAGGGATGAATGCTGCTTTGAACGCCCTTCGCGTTCGGCTGGTATTGCTGTGTGATGGCCGTGATGGTGGTGGGCGAACCCTGAATGGCCACACGTTGCATGTAATGTTTTACGCCGCGAACGCCGCCCATTTCTTCGCCGCCGCCGGCACGTCCGGGACCGCCGTGAACGAGCATGGGAAGCGGCGAACCGTGGCCTGTACTTTCTTTGGCGCATTCGCGATTGAGCACCAAAATTCTTCCGTGATGCGTGGCCGCGCCGACAACAAATTCGGTGGCGATTTTATCGTTCGCTGTAACGATGGAACAACACAGAGAACCCTTGCCTTTTTTTACGAGTTGAATTGCTTCGTCCAAATTTTTATACGGCATTACGGTGCTTACCGGGCCAAAACATTCTACTTCGTGTACGGCTTCGTTTTGAAACGGTTTTTCATTGAGCAATAACAGCGGCGATAAGAAAGCGCCTTTGGCCGCATCGGCATCCATTACTTCAACACTGTCCAGTGAGCCGTAAACAATTTGCGAAGAGGCCAATAACTTTTGTACGTTGCTTCGCACTTCGTCGCGCTGACCGCTGCTTGCCAAAGAACCCATGCGCACTTTATCGTTCAAAGGATTGCCGACAACGGTTTGGGCAAGCGCTTTT
Coding sequences within:
- the paaI gene encoding hydroxyphenylacetyl-CoA thioesterase PaaI; the encoded protein is MQQVKDELAKTVVGKMMRNDLFSQWLGIEVLEVRESYSKISMTLRNEMINGLGIVHGGIAFSLADSAFAFACNNRNNLSVALDTSITFTKATKPGDTLIAEAKELHNGRSTGLYHITVTNQNGEAVAHFKGTCFRTGKKLLDE
- a CDS encoding enoyl-CoA hydratase-related protein; translation: MSSILFTIENAVAHITFNRPEKYNAFNREMALLLQEKLDACQSKDVRCVYITGSGKAFCSGQDLEEVVDPNGPKIEHIVGEHYNPIITRIRKLAKPVVAAVNGVAAGAGANIALACDIVVASQNASFIQAFSKIGLIPDSGGTFFLPRLIGWQKASALMMLGDKVSAEEAERMGMIYKFFPAETFEEEAKKIARTLATMPTKGLTFTKMLLDNSFKNSYEDQLEDEENFQQRAGSTKDYKEGVDAFLQKRRPNFIGE
- the paaD gene encoding 1,2-phenylacetyl-CoA epoxidase subunit PaaD → MPAESEIWDLLQEVKDPEVPVLSVLDLGIVRDVKTEGEKISITITPTYSGCPAMDVISMDIRLKLIEKGYRNVSVKQQLSPAWTTDWMTEEGKQKLKAFGIAPPNPKQQFCTAEMFKEEAVQCPRCNSYHTEAVSQFGSTACKAVYRCLDCKETFDYFKCH
- a CDS encoding enoyl-CoA hydratase/isomerase family protein; translation: MAKDLVNGYVTPETHNGITTIEFFHPQSNSLPRRLLSDLAHEIHTAGLDKETKVIVLRSGGEKTFCSGASFDELAKIETKEKGYDFFSGFAGVINAMRKCPKLIIGRIHGKCVGGGVGLAASVDYAISVEGADIKLSELSIGIGPFVVGPAVQRKIGLSAFSQIAVDATMWRNADWARRKGLYAECHPSVESMDESIHRLSNTLAHSSPEAMSELKKTLWLGTEDWDSLLTHRAEVSGRLVLSNFTKEAIAKFKAKATT
- the paaZ gene encoding phenylacetic acid degradation bifunctional protein PaaZ, whose amino-acid sequence is MPNNKKENNDLSLPFRRTGGKLGNYVTGNWVIGDGDGQALHDAVTGETIAYATTKGLDFASILQYGREVGNTNLRKLTFHERGRMLKALALHLMEKKDAFYQISYHTGATKADSWIDIEGGIGNLFANASLRRKFPDLPYCTDGDPVGLSKGGNFIGHHLLVPKEGVAVHINAYNFPVWGMLEKCAVNWLAGVPAVVKPASITSYLTEAVVKEIIASGILPEGALQLLCGSAGDLLDHVMAQDVVTFTGSKSTGLMLKSNKTILEQSVPFNMEADSLNAIVLGADAEPGSPEWDLFVKEVRKEITVKAGQKCTAIRRIFVPEHLLEDVNIVLGKALAQTVVGNPLNDKVRMGSLASSGQRDEVRSNVQKLLASSQIVYGSLDSVEVMDADAAKGAFLSPLLLLNEKPFQNEAVHEVECFGPVSTVMPYKNLDEAIQLVKKGKGSLCCSIVTANDKIATEFVVGAATHHGRILVLNRECAKESTGHGSPLPMLVHGGPGRAGGGEEMGGVRGVKHYMQRVAIQGSPTTITAITQQYQPNAKGVQSSIHPFRKYFEELQVGDQIVTDKRIITSADIDAFAALSGDHFYAHKKDTDFSGTMFEKQVAHGYFILSAAAGLFVDGSELGPVLLNYGIDELRFTKPVYAGAELTIRFTCKEKLPQDPKDENDIPKGIVKWLVEMLDESGEIVGIATILTMVKKKNAAQSEGEMEKKPG